From Desulfonatronum thiosulfatophilum, a single genomic window includes:
- a CDS encoding PilW family protein, producing MAGILDTVRTMKVRSMRSVNQSQSGLSIVEALVTMVILMIVLGGVYQIFLSNSLTYRMQEGVSRLQENGRFAMDFLIRDIRMAGYIGCVSDVQQIKNVLKDKESYMYNFKESLYGYDADDSLQYPVEIREGTWSNDSNSAIPKLDVINKIKVNNILAGSDILTIRTAYDDGVSVTKDPSKKHTAATIHTVQNHPFKVADIILVSDCEAAAIFQVSSNPQSHSITHNTGTINTSYGKADPENETSNLGKSFNSGSFYWIATFTYFINLNSSGTSSLYRKRGSEPAQELVEGVESMQVLYGIDYNGNFNIDNYVTASDVGDWNSVRSVQIGLLMSTVDEIRGVDSDTAVYNVLGTMIGPANDMRLRRVFTTTIGLRNRLK from the coding sequence GTGGCAGGAATTCTGGACACAGTCCGAACTATGAAGGTTAGAAGCATGCGAAGCGTTAATCAAAGCCAGTCTGGCCTGTCCATTGTCGAGGCCCTGGTAACCATGGTCATTCTGATGATCGTCCTCGGCGGTGTCTATCAGATATTTCTGAGCAATTCCCTGACTTATCGCATGCAGGAAGGAGTGTCGCGTCTTCAGGAAAATGGCAGGTTTGCAATGGATTTTCTAATTCGTGACATACGAATGGCAGGATATATTGGGTGCGTATCTGACGTACAACAGATCAAGAATGTTTTGAAAGATAAAGAAAGCTATATGTATAATTTTAAAGAGTCACTTTATGGTTACGATGCTGATGATAGTTTGCAATATCCAGTTGAAATTAGAGAAGGAACATGGTCCAATGACTCAAACTCTGCAATTCCCAAGCTGGATGTAATAAATAAAATTAAGGTGAACAATATTCTTGCTGGAAGTGATATTCTCACCATACGGACAGCATATGATGATGGCGTTTCGGTAACTAAAGATCCAAGTAAAAAACATACTGCAGCAACAATACATACTGTACAAAATCATCCTTTTAAAGTTGCTGATATTATACTTGTTTCAGATTGTGAAGCAGCGGCTATTTTTCAAGTTTCAAGTAATCCGCAATCCCACTCAATTACCCATAATACTGGGACTATTAACACAAGCTACGGAAAAGCTGATCCTGAAAATGAAACAAGTAATCTTGGTAAAAGTTTTAATTCAGGATCTTTTTATTGGATCGCAACATTTACATATTTTATTAATTTAAATTCATCTGGGACTTCAAGTCTCTATAGGAAAAGAGGAAGTGAACCGGCTCAAGAATTGGTGGAAGGAGTTGAATCCATGCAGGTATTGTATGGAATAGATTATAACGGAAATTTCAATATAGATAATTATGTTACAGCTTCAGACGTTGGGGATTGGAATAGCGTTCGAAGTGTCCAAATTGGTCTATTGATGAGTACTGTTGATGAAATACGTGGTGTGGATTCTGACACAGCTGTATATAACGTACTTGGTACAATGATTGGGCCCGCAAATGACATGCGTTTAAGACGTGTTTTCACGACAACGATTGGGCTTCGTAACAGGTTGAAATAG
- a CDS encoding pilus assembly PilX family protein, with amino-acid sequence MCNSLIPHNQEIDSQTGSALVISLVMLLVLTLMAVAGMQTTSLQERMAGNMRDKDLAFQAAEAALREAESYLQGAVLDPFDGTNGLYKPNISLWTDPVVWAPGSSFSWEYEFLIDNVKQLPRYIIEELPPVAQPLGSLAADEPIPEAGIYRITSFAVGGSSNAEVILQVTYKR; translated from the coding sequence ATGTGTAATTCGTTAATCCCTCACAATCAAGAAATTGATTCTCAGACCGGCTCCGCTCTGGTTATTTCTCTAGTCATGCTTCTGGTTCTAACCCTTATGGCTGTAGCTGGAATGCAGACGACTTCGTTACAGGAAAGAATGGCGGGCAATATGCGCGACAAAGATCTTGCATTTCAGGCCGCAGAGGCTGCCTTGCGGGAAGCTGAATCCTATCTCCAAGGCGCTGTTCTTGATCCATTTGACGGGACAAACGGCCTGTACAAGCCAAACATATCCTTATGGACTGATCCAGTTGTCTGGGCTCCAGGTAGCTCTTTTTCATGGGAGTACGAATTTTTGATCGACAACGTGAAGCAACTTCCGCGCTATATAATTGAAGAGTTACCCCCTGTGGCCCAGCCTCTCGGAAGCCTGGCGGCGGATGAACCAATCCCTGAAGCCGGTATTTACCGCATTACCTCCTTTGCCGTTGGCGGCTCTTCTAATGCGGAAGTCATTCTGCAGGTAACGTATAAACGTTAG